From a region of the Gossypium raimondii isolate GPD5lz chromosome 10, ASM2569854v1, whole genome shotgun sequence genome:
- the LOC105776063 gene encoding uncharacterized protein LOC105776063: protein MRKSNERSRLYESSPIKQASLNVTRKTHIEKPSFIPRKSESKLGSERVKQKEMDNRVDPDRISLARVVSRLVKVWFDNALKEAKAGDTNMQVLVGQMNCNGFGVPKDIQKVIIYACLVLAINAFKRAKLIHFCSFSIEVAAVF, encoded by the coding sequence atgagaaaatcaaatgaaagaTCGAGACTTTACGAAAGCAGTCCCATCAAACAAGCTTCACTGAACGTCACACGTAAAACCCATATCGAGAAACCGAGTTTCATTCCAAGAAAAAGTGAGTCCAAGTTGGGTTCTGAGCGAGTGAAGCAGAAGGAAATGGATAACCGGGTTGACCCGGATCGGATTTCGTTGGCTCGGGTGGTTTCCCGGTTAGTAAAAGTATGGTTCGATAATGCACTTAAGGAAGCTAAAGCTGGTGATACCAATATGCAAGTACTTGTTGGACAAATGAATTGCAATGGCTTTGGGGTTCCTAAAGATATCCAAAAGGTTATCATTTACGCATGCTTGGTTTTGGCTATAAATGCttttaaaagggctaaattgattcatttttgtAGCTTTTCAATTGAGGTAGCTGCTGTCTTCTAG
- the LOC128034076 gene encoding anaphase-promoting complex subunit 1-like isoform X3 — protein MNLVSMSTPYMLHLHPVTIPSTISDNVGLESTKFEDTDSIDGTMTDGMENIFSSCTQLRYVRDLRLNEVRRLLCSARPVAIQTSANPSASDRDLQQAQLWQLAQRPTARPLGRGAFTLATIYTLFSEAFTLPKLVLAGRLPGHC, from the exons ATGAATTTGGTCTCTATGTCTACACCTTACATGCTACATTTGCATCCTGTGACAATTCCTTCAACAATATCTGATAATGTTGGTCTGGAAAGCACCAAGTTCGAGGATACAGATTCCATTGATGGAACAATGACAGATGGCATGGAGAACATATTCAGCTCTTGCACCCAGTTGAGATATGTTCGAGATCTAAGATTAAATGAG GTTAGGCGCCTTCTATGCTCTGCAAGACCTGTGGCTATCCAAACATCTGCCAATCCAAGTGCCTCTGATCGGGATCTCCAACAG GCTCAACTGTGGCAGCTTGCACAAAGGCCTACTGCTCGTCCTCTTGGCCGTGGGGCATTTACTTTAGCAACCATATATACTCTATTTTCGGAG GCCTTTACTCTCCCAAAGCTTGTTTTAGCAGGGCGGTTGCCAGGCCACT GTTAA
- the LOC128034076 gene encoding anaphase-promoting complex subunit 1-like isoform X2 encodes MNLVSMSTPYMLHLHPVTIPSTISDNVGLESTKFEDTDSIDGTMTDGMENIFSSCTQLRYVRDLRLNEVRRLLCSARPVAIQTSANPSASDRDLQQAQLWQLAQRPTARPLGRGAFTLATIYTLFSEAFTLPKLVLAGRLPGHCRSR; translated from the exons ATGAATTTGGTCTCTATGTCTACACCTTACATGCTACATTTGCATCCTGTGACAATTCCTTCAACAATATCTGATAATGTTGGTCTGGAAAGCACCAAGTTCGAGGATACAGATTCCATTGATGGAACAATGACAGATGGCATGGAGAACATATTCAGCTCTTGCACCCAGTTGAGATATGTTCGAGATCTAAGATTAAATGAG GTTAGGCGCCTTCTATGCTCTGCAAGACCTGTGGCTATCCAAACATCTGCCAATCCAAGTGCCTCTGATCGGGATCTCCAACAG GCTCAACTGTGGCAGCTTGCACAAAGGCCTACTGCTCGTCCTCTTGGCCGTGGGGCATTTACTTTAGCAACCATATATACTCTATTTTCGGAG GCCTTTACTCTCCCAAAGCTTGTTTTAGCAGGGCGGTTGCCAGGCCACTGTAGGTCGC GTTAA
- the LOC128034076 gene encoding anaphase-promoting complex subunit 1-like isoform X1: MNLVSMSTPYMLHLHPVTIPSTISDNVGLESTKFEDTDSIDGTMTDGMENIFSSCTQLRYVRDLRLNEVRRLLCSARPVAIQTSANPSASDRDLQQAQLWQLAQRPTARPLGRGAFTLATIYTLFSEAFTLPKLVLAGRLPGHCRLILIQA, translated from the exons ATGAATTTGGTCTCTATGTCTACACCTTACATGCTACATTTGCATCCTGTGACAATTCCTTCAACAATATCTGATAATGTTGGTCTGGAAAGCACCAAGTTCGAGGATACAGATTCCATTGATGGAACAATGACAGATGGCATGGAGAACATATTCAGCTCTTGCACCCAGTTGAGATATGTTCGAGATCTAAGATTAAATGAG GTTAGGCGCCTTCTATGCTCTGCAAGACCTGTGGCTATCCAAACATCTGCCAATCCAAGTGCCTCTGATCGGGATCTCCAACAG GCTCAACTGTGGCAGCTTGCACAAAGGCCTACTGCTCGTCCTCTTGGCCGTGGGGCATTTACTTTAGCAACCATATATACTCTATTTTCGGAG GCCTTTACTCTCCCAAAGCTTGTTTTAGCAGGGCGGTTGCCAGGCCACTGTAG GTTAATCTTGATCCAAGCATAA